A segment of the Anoplolepis gracilipes chromosome 14, ASM4749672v1, whole genome shotgun sequence genome:
GCATGACTTAATTAATCGCGCCGGCGCTAATAATGGCTAAtgtaattacagtaattataaGGAATGGTTGCGTTTCAAaaggtaatattataataaagaaacgcAATCATGCTCGCGTGATTTTCGGGTGAATTGTAGCTGTGTGCGAattcttattttgtttttctgtcacaatataataaaatgcaaacgTTTGATTAATGTCGGGAGTGCCGCCCGATCGTCGTATCCTGATTAATGTGCGCACGATTGTAATTAATCGTATTTTCGTGAATAAGGGTGCCAGGGTGAAGAAGTAGCAAAGGATGATCAAGAGAAGAGACTCAAGGCCGGGGTGGCATCCAGCTAGGGCGGAGCAACCATGGGGTAAGCAtaatttacaactttttattatgtattacttatgaaatttatttcttgtttatcATCGTGAaacaacaattattatattaatataatacgtataaaatataggtttcatttaaaatatataaagtatttttatttatatatgcatataataattaatatttatatataaatttattataaaatatttaacaataattttaaaatttataaccactttgtttatttataaaaattaatatacatacttttaattataaaattttttaacaaatttatctctagaaataatatttttttcgataattatacaatttctttattaaatatttattaaaagggtaaaaaaaaattaaatatgattacatatattactttgGATGTGTGTATtagaataattactttttaaaatattaaatacaatacttAATCAACACTacataatttagatatatatttatacattttacaaattaacatCGAATACTGCAACTCTGCCATTGCGCATTGTACTAgtgagcaaaataaaattatatagaattatatatgtatatataatcattacaTTATGCAACTTATCGTGAGATGAAATAAGAGTCGAAgcgggaaaaaaattaatggaaaTTTTAACATGTAACAATCACGCGAGCGCAAAATCGTCCCTTTGTTCACGTGCGGGGTTTATCACACCATCTATGAGTATTTGCATTTCTGgctgtaataaaatgtatacgcAAGGTAACACGTCGTACGTATTGAGTTGGAATAATTGGAATACAAACGTAATCGCCGataacaaaatatgaaaaaaaaataattataaataacgatTATAAAATctgaagataatattaatgttcaaattattttttaatttcattttttaatttgttttttttatatcttttacttaAGTTACTTAACTCAAAATTTGTTGGTGTTtccattaaagaaaaatagactctagattgtttaaaaatagtatataaaattcttcgtattttatatgtagaaTGCGTACGAAATCATAATACAAtgtaatcgaaaaaaaaagattatttatatattttttttgagtcatttttaatataacgctATTATACTGAACGATTCAATTATCGATCATTTATGTCACAACGACTTGGACAGTtataagaaaagtataaaGCCGTGTCAGCCATGTccataatttgataatatttcgatatttagtcattttcaatatttaattataagttaatacATTTTGTGATACGTGTCTCGAATTTGTGATTGGAAACAGCACGTGTTCGAGAAATATCGCGAGAATTAATAGCTTTTCTCATCAAACAATGCGAGTACTTAGATTCTCttcgagaatattttttataatacaaaaccTGTGGAAAAGAACAaacattttgtagaaaattattcggtgaaattaataacaaaaaagtgttggattgataaatattttaatttcaattatattagatggctatattataatagcttaataaataataatcagttTAATTCCTACTTTGCCTACTCTATAATAGCTTTatgagagacagagagagagagagagagaaaagggagagagaaattgTGTATTGTATGCACGAAATAGCTATATATGTTACTGTCGTGCGCGGAGAATAGATCTTTTTCCGaatcttgttaaaatttatttttcgtctGGGTTATCTGAAACCGCGATCATGTCGAACACGGTGGCATTTATTGAGAGCATAAATTTCCGCAGTGAAAGAAATCGCTGTCCGTAGGATCGATTCGGAGATCAACGTTTCATTCAACGTTGCTATTGTCGTATCTAACAAACTATAGTTGCAGTATTTACGAGATACTCGAGTGaccaaaaagaaatatattttacatcttcattttgttataaattacgtCAACAAaccatcatattttttttaactacaaATTcagtgataaattaaaaattaaatttttatcagtcAAATGTTTTCTGATAATCTATTATGAAttaacgaattaaaaattttcaatattaaatatcctaACGATTtagtttgtaataaaaatctctAATTTCTACTTAAATTATCAGCGCTAATTGCGAACGAATTAAAttcttagaaattattttaattgacattattagaataattaaacgTTTATTCTCGTTTATACACTTATTTATACGCAAACTTGTAAAtgcaattgtaaataataatacacgatataataacgatttaatttccatttttacAGTTATATAGTGGCAgacttattgtataatatgtatagctttataatatataacatataaaatgttattttgtaaCGTTGTTATCAACATTTTCagttttagtttatttaatttagttttaattagtataattttaattatgtgagACATTTTTAGTCtcagttatataaaatcttaattttatttctttattcatgtttttaataaaattaacttatcATAAATTGtttgaagaaataatagatgtaatagatataaaatatttacaattttattatatttacatttaataatgctGTTTACGATTAATACTTTAACAATGTttatcacaattatttatacatagcgaagatttttatttaatcgtcGACAAATTACCACGTTTGCTCCCTTAAAAGTGTAATACTTTGCGTGGCTTATACGACCGGAAGCAAGCGACTACCTAATGGTGGTTTTATGGTAATCCGCGGTGGTGGTCGTTCATGTGACATTTCCAAGGAAATGAAGCTACTTCCGACAGCCGACATACGAGTTCCGTGAGCGCGTCGTTAGGACGCCAAAAAGGAATCGCGAGCTGTCTTCCGCAATGAAACGCCAAGTCTTCACTTTGATTTGAGATAGATGTTGATTAAGCTCGCTGTGAATTGGAAGCGAGATTAAACCTTTAAGCATTAACGCTGTGCAATGCGTGCAAATCTTGCacacacaaaaatattcaatatatatcttccaatttatatgtatttttttttttataactgtaaatacaaaatatataaattatttaaaactcaaATTAACATCTCTAGCAATAATTATACTCacatgaaattaataagatatatttaaaatgtgtaaatcGATTTACTATAACAGAGATTTAACAACAAACGTTtactaatataaaagttatttttctccccttttttattatctcgcaGGCCAAAATAGCAACATGTTAATTGTTTTCATCAACTCTTCTGTTTcgctttaaataatattctatataatcgTGCTACATAatcttttttgcaaatataattaactataagattttatttttgtccgtattgcaaaacatgttaaaaataattaatatttatttatatgtgtattataaaaatgtagtaatttataatcatgtaaaatgtaataaaaagaatttatatttgtgaaacataaatatgtgtatatacccAGATAGCCAATTGTCTGCGATATGGCAATTGTATTATTGTGGGCATATtagcaatataattaatcattttactCAACATTACATCAATATGATTAGTCACGCTTGGTTATCTGGTTTACTCTTTTCTTATCTCAAACTTGTGTAAAGAGTgtgttatattgtattaatgtatttatcaaGCACAGTAACAGtacaaataattgcatttttttcaaaggcTAAAGAATtatgagatataaaaagaCATGAAATAACTTACCGAAGAAACAGCAGACGAATACGATAgtgtataaagtaataaaaataactttcacATCAGTTCTATCGAAGATATAATCCTCGTTCAATGACACATTGTACAGCAGAGTTTCGTTGTTCAAATAAGTTTCGTTGTTACCAATTTCATAAGTAACGGTATTCCAATCGCTGAGAAAGctggaacaaaaaaaaaaaaaataataaacttatataaatattatataatgatagcacactattctaatattttttatttcttggcTAGGATTgcgaaaagtaaataatttacggAAAAAGAACACTTGAAATATtggttaattaatatttacatttcgcagttgttatttattaaatttttaaccacattgttattaattttaatattaaaatctattacaGTCATTCAACACAATTAAGttgtaatatgaaaaaaacta
Coding sequences within it:
- the LOC140672904 gene encoding uncharacterized protein, whose amino-acid sequence is MSSFMYIVQNEYQESSREIAKQNAVMARTEIDFISQDTTNFLSDWNTVTYEIGNNETYLNNETLLYNVSLNEDYIFDRTDVKVIFITLYTIVFVCCFFASLINIYLKSK